In Edaphobacter paludis, a single window of DNA contains:
- a CDS encoding helix-turn-helix domain-containing protein yields MRGRSERTALQPISTEYLTSQEVASILKVSPDSIIRWFEKRPGVVDLGSGESRFKRRYRVLRIPKEALETFIVESRVQ; encoded by the coding sequence TTGCGCGGGCGAAGTGAAAGAACTGCATTGCAGCCAATTTCAACTGAATACCTGACCTCGCAAGAGGTCGCATCAATCCTAAAAGTTAGTCCAGATTCAATCATCAGGTGGTTCGAGAAACGCCCCGGGGTCGTGGACCTAGGGAGCGGTGAATCTCGTTTCAAACGGCGATACCGCGTGCTTCGCATCCCTAAAGAGGCGCTGGAAACCTTCATCGTTGAATCGAGGGTTCAATGA
- a CDS encoding DNA methyltransferase, producing the protein MPKEKQDFISRWQQSEAAERSNYALFLSELCDFLDVPRPEPSQGIEDFNTYVIDKTVEVQNLDGTVSRGFIDLYKKNHFVLEAKQGSNPLKLQVDDENNLILSSPSPRPQRRRGTALRGTHGWDEAMRRAYYQAEDYAKALPEWPPFLVTVDVGHSIELYADFSLTGKAYLPFPDPRTYRILLNDLTVPEVRERLRALWLDPHSLDPSRRTAEVTRGIAAKLANLARNLEQKYPAKDVAEFLTRCIFTSFAENVELIPKDCWLNLLRDIRDRENVKFFPQMASSLWETMNTGGFSPILQSELKQFNGGLFQCTNALPLTRDQLGLLIEAADSDWRNVEPAIFGTLLERALDKKERSSLGAHYTPRAYVERLVIPTIVEPLREDWNNTVAAIADLVHTDDVAEAVQVAREFHRKLCDTYVLDPACGSGNFLYVALEHMKRLEGEVLETLASLGQPQELYTVNPHQLLGIELNPRAAVVADLVLWIGYLQWHLRTRSSEQIPIPVISNFHNITHQDALIIYGQKVPAVDLEGNEVKEWDGVTTTMHPVTGWEVPDETARRTIYHYHGAKQSLWPSADFVIGNPPFIGGKDMRQELPGGYTDTLRQVYQDVPDSADFVMFWWQHAAELARSGKVRRFGFITTNSLTQVFNRRVVAQNLSAAKNPLSLIFAIPDHPWLKALTSDEETISKAAAVRIAMTVAERGEHEGHLYHVISEGDTGTEGTAVELSDSVGKILADLRIGADVSGAAALQSNEGLSCPGVKLHGAGFIVSPEEAETLGLRRIPGLEQHIRPYLNGRDLTGTSRNKLVIDLFGLSAAEVQERFPEVYQWVYDRVKPERDENRRATYSENWWTFGEPRANFRPALKGLSRYIATVETAKHRVFVFVDASVLPDNRLVNFAFSDGFDLGVLSSSIHVAWTLAAGGTLEDRPIYTKSRCFDPFPFPDCKDVQKRVIRDLADRLDAHRKRQQELHPSLTLTEIYNVLQKLRSNEDLTEQDHHIYDAGLVGTLRELHENLDLAVFDAYGWSYNLTTERILEHVVALNAARHAEEASGLIRWLRPEYQAPSYIPKTATLEGFIEEVPTTRRKQPWPSAIPDQFRIVKDAMRSESPQTPQQIAANFRPAPRTRVAEILATLTALGQARESSGRYSV; encoded by the coding sequence ATGCCCAAAGAGAAGCAGGACTTTATATCTCGCTGGCAGCAGTCAGAGGCAGCCGAGCGTTCCAATTACGCACTCTTCCTTTCAGAACTCTGCGACTTTCTCGATGTACCTCGGCCTGAGCCATCCCAAGGCATCGAGGACTTCAACACGTATGTCATCGATAAGACCGTCGAAGTGCAGAATCTCGATGGCACGGTGTCCCGTGGCTTCATCGACCTCTACAAAAAGAATCACTTCGTTCTTGAAGCTAAGCAGGGCAGCAACCCGCTGAAACTTCAAGTAGATGACGAAAACAACCTGATTCTTTCCTCGCCCTCACCTCGCCCCCAGCGCCGCAGAGGCACAGCACTACGCGGCACACACGGCTGGGACGAAGCCATGCGCCGTGCCTACTATCAGGCGGAGGACTACGCCAAAGCATTGCCTGAGTGGCCTCCATTTCTTGTCACAGTTGACGTAGGACACTCGATAGAGCTTTATGCCGACTTTTCCCTAACGGGCAAAGCCTATCTTCCCTTTCCCGATCCGCGTACCTATCGCATCCTTCTCAACGATCTGACCGTGCCTGAAGTTCGCGAACGTCTCCGGGCTCTCTGGCTCGATCCACACTCGCTCGACCCATCCCGCCGCACCGCTGAGGTCACGCGAGGCATCGCAGCAAAGCTAGCCAACCTCGCTCGCAATTTGGAGCAGAAGTACCCCGCAAAGGATGTTGCCGAGTTCCTTACCCGCTGCATCTTTACCTCATTTGCTGAGAATGTCGAACTCATTCCTAAAGACTGTTGGCTAAATCTCCTCAGGGACATCCGTGACCGCGAGAATGTAAAGTTCTTTCCGCAGATGGCATCATCGCTTTGGGAGACCATGAACACGGGCGGATTCTCACCGATCCTTCAAAGCGAACTCAAACAGTTCAATGGCGGTCTCTTTCAATGCACCAACGCCCTTCCGCTCACCCGAGATCAACTGGGGTTGCTCATTGAAGCCGCCGATTCAGATTGGCGCAATGTAGAGCCTGCTATTTTTGGAACGCTGCTCGAACGCGCTCTCGATAAGAAAGAGCGTTCATCTCTTGGCGCACACTACACGCCACGCGCGTACGTCGAACGCCTCGTCATTCCAACGATTGTCGAACCGCTCCGTGAGGATTGGAATAATACCGTAGCGGCTATCGCTGATCTCGTCCACACTGACGATGTTGCCGAGGCTGTGCAGGTCGCTCGGGAGTTTCATCGGAAACTGTGCGACACCTATGTCCTCGATCCTGCCTGCGGTTCAGGTAACTTTCTGTACGTCGCCCTCGAACATATGAAGCGCCTTGAAGGTGAGGTGCTGGAAACGCTCGCTTCGCTCGGCCAGCCGCAGGAACTCTACACCGTCAATCCACACCAACTGCTCGGTATCGAACTCAACCCACGCGCCGCCGTCGTCGCAGATCTCGTCCTTTGGATCGGCTATCTACAGTGGCACCTGCGCACTCGCAGTTCCGAGCAGATACCCATTCCGGTCATCAGCAACTTCCACAACATCACGCACCAAGACGCATTAATAATTTACGGCCAGAAAGTTCCGGCAGTTGATTTAGAAGGTAACGAGGTGAAGGAATGGGACGGCGTAACTACAACCATGCATCCCGTCACCGGCTGGGAAGTTCCTGACGAAACCGCCCGCCGAACGATCTATCACTACCATGGCGCGAAGCAGTCGCTTTGGCCCTCTGCGGACTTCGTAATCGGTAATCCTCCATTCATCGGCGGCAAGGACATGCGTCAAGAACTCCCCGGCGGCTATACTGACACCCTTCGGCAGGTCTACCAAGACGTTCCTGATTCGGCTGACTTCGTCATGTTCTGGTGGCAACATGCCGCCGAACTCGCACGCTCGGGTAAAGTTCGTCGCTTCGGCTTCATCACCACGAATTCCTTAACACAAGTCTTCAATCGCAGGGTCGTTGCACAGAACCTAAGTGCTGCCAAAAACCCGCTCTCGCTGATTTTCGCCATCCCCGATCATCCGTGGCTGAAGGCCCTGACGTCAGACGAAGAAACAATCAGTAAGGCCGCAGCCGTGCGTATCGCGATGACTGTCGCCGAACGCGGCGAGCACGAAGGACACCTCTATCATGTCATCAGCGAGGGCGATACAGGGACCGAAGGAACTGCCGTTGAACTCTCTGACAGTGTCGGCAAGATCTTGGCCGATCTGCGCATCGGTGCTGACGTTTCCGGAGCTGCCGCGCTGCAATCGAATGAAGGGCTTAGTTGCCCGGGGGTCAAACTTCACGGAGCGGGTTTCATCGTTTCTCCTGAAGAGGCGGAGACGCTCGGCCTTCGCCGGATTCCAGGCTTAGAACAGCACATCCGTCCTTACCTCAATGGTCGAGACCTCACAGGAACTTCACGAAACAAACTTGTGATCGACCTTTTCGGCCTCTCCGCAGCAGAGGTCCAAGAACGCTTTCCGGAGGTCTACCAATGGGTATACGACCGCGTGAAGCCAGAACGGGATGAGAATCGGCGCGCCACTTATAGCGAGAACTGGTGGACGTTTGGCGAACCTCGTGCCAACTTCCGGCCAGCCCTCAAGGGCTTGTCTCGCTACATCGCTACCGTCGAAACTGCCAAGCACCGGGTATTTGTCTTCGTCGATGCATCCGTTCTTCCAGACAATCGCCTCGTGAATTTTGCCTTTAGCGACGGATTTGACCTCGGAGTATTGTCAAGCTCGATCCACGTCGCATGGACGCTAGCAGCGGGTGGCACTTTAGAAGATCGTCCCATTTATACAAAGAGCCGCTGTTTTGATCCATTCCCATTCCCCGATTGTAAAGACGTTCAAAAGCGTGTCATCCGTGACCTCGCGGACCGCCTTGACGCCCACCGCAAGCGGCAGCAGGAACTGCATCCTTCGCTGACTCTTACAGAGATATACAACGTGCTTCAAAAGCTGCGCAGTAACGAAGACTTGACCGAGCAGGATCATCACATTTACGACGCCGGTCTGGTTGGCACGCTCCGCGAACTCCATGAGAATCTCGACCTGGCCGTCTTCGACGCGTACGGCTGGTCCTACAACCTCACCACCGAGCGAATCCTCGAACACGTCGTTGCCCTTAACGCCGCACGTCACGCGGAGGAAGCCTCCGGGCTGATCCGCTGGCTACGTCCCGAGTATCAAGCTCCCAGCTACATCCCCAAAACCGCTACCCTCGAAGGTTTTATCGAGGAAGTCCCGACTACCCGCCGCAAACAGCCATGGCCGTCCGCCATCCCTGACCAATTCCGCATAGTCAAGGACGCCATGCGTTCGGAAAGCCCTCAAACGCCACAACAGATTGCAGCTAATTTCCGTCCTGCACCCCGCACGCGAGTCGCCGAAATTCTCGCCACCTTGACGGCACTCGGGCAAGCGCGGGAATCGTCAGGCCGGTATTCAGTGTGA
- a CDS encoding GMC oxidoreductase, which translates to MLAARLRQNGRHVHLLEAGGLELEERSQKLYCAEMVGCRHTGATDGRFRTFGGSSTRWGGQLLPYTDDVLHPDSRLGLPSWPLELAELQPYYDEVQKAMGVLISPFSDGLLKEFNREAPFKSSRVRLRFSTCAPFAKRNLSKTLGKECLASTKVTVFTHANVLSIDLTVNGDAALSVTATNYTGMTYKFIASQFVICTGTIEASRLLLASTGICPMGVGNCRGQVGRYFHDHVGVQAADIAPEDRGRVLRAFAPFVRGGTSYRAKLEATAELRAERGLLSVAGQFSIEEPPGSGPDLIRRVLHGLQHGRLNRELQRDMLAMPAASAEVLKFTIAAKAHNRRYVSGLARLVLDIDVEQRPDCESRIRLAEETDALGIRKAILDWRISGDELQSIRAYAQELELLFRENNLATISWKPQITAGSDFWNTGNRLDTFHMMGGTRMGADPATSVVDSSLRVHGLENLYVVSCSVFPTGGSSNPTFTMMALALRLADRLQVSGNSVISVNPEA; encoded by the coding sequence ATGCTCGCGGCCCGCTTGCGTCAGAATGGCAGGCACGTTCATCTGCTGGAGGCGGGCGGCCTCGAGCTCGAAGAGCGAAGCCAAAAACTCTACTGCGCTGAGATGGTGGGCTGTCGTCACACCGGTGCCACGGACGGTCGCTTCCGCACTTTTGGAGGGTCCTCGACTCGCTGGGGAGGTCAGTTGCTGCCCTATACGGATGATGTCCTTCATCCTGACAGTCGACTCGGCCTTCCAAGCTGGCCGCTCGAACTGGCAGAGCTTCAGCCGTATTACGACGAGGTGCAGAAGGCGATGGGAGTTCTGATTTCGCCATTCTCAGACGGATTGCTGAAGGAATTCAATCGTGAAGCTCCCTTTAAGTCATCCCGGGTGAGGCTTCGCTTTTCGACATGCGCTCCCTTTGCGAAGAGAAATCTTTCGAAGACCCTGGGAAAGGAGTGCCTCGCTTCCACGAAGGTCACCGTCTTTACCCACGCTAACGTCCTCTCCATTGACTTGACCGTCAACGGAGATGCCGCTCTCTCCGTGACCGCCACCAACTACACCGGAATGACCTATAAGTTCATTGCCAGCCAGTTCGTTATTTGCACCGGCACGATCGAGGCATCGCGTCTGCTGCTGGCTTCTACCGGCATCTGTCCCATGGGTGTGGGAAACTGTCGCGGACAGGTGGGACGCTACTTCCACGATCATGTTGGAGTCCAGGCCGCTGATATCGCTCCCGAGGACCGAGGACGCGTCCTCCGGGCTTTTGCTCCATTTGTGAGAGGCGGCACTTCGTACAGGGCCAAGCTCGAGGCGACCGCTGAGCTGCGGGCTGAGAGGGGTCTCCTCTCTGTAGCAGGGCAATTCTCGATAGAAGAGCCACCGGGCTCCGGGCCAGATCTGATCCGAAGGGTGCTGCACGGACTCCAACATGGGAGGCTCAACCGGGAGCTTCAGCGTGACATGCTTGCTATGCCTGCCGCATCTGCGGAGGTCCTGAAGTTTACCATCGCGGCGAAAGCTCATAACCGAAGATACGTCTCGGGACTGGCGCGTCTCGTACTCGACATCGATGTCGAGCAGAGGCCCGACTGCGAGAGCCGTATACGCCTGGCTGAGGAAACGGACGCACTCGGGATCCGCAAAGCGATTCTGGATTGGCGAATCTCAGGAGATGAGCTTCAAAGCATTCGTGCCTATGCCCAAGAACTGGAATTGCTCTTCCGCGAAAATAATCTCGCAACCATAAGCTGGAAACCGCAGATTACAGCGGGCAGTGACTTCTGGAATACCGGCAATCGCTTAGACACCTTCCACATGATGGGAGGCACCAGGATGGGAGCGGATCCGGCGACCAGCGTCGTTGACAGCTCACTGAGGGTCCATGGCCTCGAGAATCTCTACGTCGTAAGCTGTAGCGTCTTTCCGACCGGCGGGAGCTCCAATCCTACATTCACCATGATGGCGCTCGCTTTGCGGTTGGCGGATAGGCTTCAGGTCAGCGGGAATAGTGTCATCTCGGTGAATCCGGAAGCCTGA
- a CDS encoding sigma-54 dependent transcriptional regulator — MIFAMPFGPFDIDRLKKKSRIDALTSSPASAAEQVRSPEYHLEELDNNRFFLAASPVMMQLYRDIRILAPVNIPVLILGESGVGKENVAMLLHKYHARTDKSLLNINCAALPNELLESELFGYEAGAFTGATKSKPGMFELADKGTLLLDEIGEMSPQMQAKLLHVLQDGSFCRLGARSASHVDVRVLAATNINMEEAIACKRFREDLYYRLNTLTITVPPLRDRREEISPLMQELFRRGAMELGQPVIFADRIVEAAQDYDWPGNLRELRNFVTRTLILRDEKTAYSYLRTKTRLDSATHSKEEIILEPEIKKTAAALGMKDAVSVVKNEIEVRMLQNALSASGWNRRRAATNLNISYRTLLYKIKQHGLSA, encoded by the coding sequence ATGATATTTGCGATGCCTTTTGGACCTTTCGATATCGACAGGTTGAAGAAGAAGTCTCGGATCGACGCTTTGACTTCTTCGCCTGCATCCGCGGCCGAGCAGGTGCGCTCCCCGGAATACCATCTCGAAGAACTGGACAACAACCGCTTTTTCCTTGCTGCCTCCCCGGTCATGATGCAGCTCTACCGTGATATTCGAATTCTTGCCCCAGTGAACATTCCGGTTCTTATTTTGGGAGAAAGCGGTGTTGGCAAAGAAAACGTAGCGATGCTACTGCACAAATATCATGCTCGCACTGACAAAAGCCTGCTCAATATCAACTGTGCTGCCCTTCCGAACGAACTTCTGGAGAGTGAACTTTTCGGCTACGAAGCTGGGGCCTTTACCGGGGCAACGAAGTCAAAACCAGGCATGTTCGAGCTAGCAGATAAAGGAACTTTGCTACTGGATGAGATCGGCGAGATGAGCCCGCAGATGCAGGCCAAGCTCCTTCACGTTCTTCAGGACGGTTCCTTCTGTCGTCTCGGCGCACGGTCTGCCTCCCACGTCGATGTGCGGGTACTTGCTGCCACGAACATCAATATGGAGGAAGCAATTGCTTGTAAGCGCTTCCGCGAAGATCTCTACTATCGACTTAATACCCTTACGATTACAGTTCCTCCACTCCGAGATCGCCGCGAGGAGATATCGCCGTTAATGCAAGAGTTGTTTCGCAGAGGAGCGATGGAGCTAGGTCAGCCGGTAATCTTCGCTGACCGGATTGTAGAAGCCGCCCAGGACTATGACTGGCCCGGAAATCTTCGTGAACTGCGGAACTTCGTCACTCGCACGCTTATCTTGAGAGATGAGAAGACGGCATACAGTTACTTGCGGACGAAAACCCGGTTAGATAGCGCTACCCACTCCAAGGAGGAGATCATTCTTGAACCGGAGATAAAGAAGACCGCTGCCGCGTTGGGCATGAAGGATGCGGTAAGCGTGGTAAAGAATGAGATAGAGGTGAGGATGCTCCAGAATGCACTCTCCGCTTCAGGATGGAATCGTAGGAGGGCGGCAACCAACCTAAATATCAGCTATCGCACACTCCTGTACAAAATTAAACAACATGGGCTGAGCGCATAA
- the lhgO gene encoding L-2-hydroxyglutarate oxidase has translation MEVAIIGAGIVGLATGLQLVKRFPGISLAVLDKEAKVAGHQSGHNSGVIHSGIYYKPGSLKARLCLEGAETMIRFCKEHGVPYELCGKLIVATREDELQRLQELYRRGEQNGLKGLEILSAEQITEYEPTAAGIRAIRVAGTGIVDFAKVTQKYAELITASGEAIYLSHEVTGLKRAHGTTVVETSQGSFEAKLVINCAGLQSDRVSRMANASLDLTIVPFRGEYYDLVPGKENCLRGLLYPVPDPQFPFLGVHFTRRIGGGIEAGPNAVLALEREGYTKTSFRFGDVLEYARFPGFWIMARRHWRMSMHEYHRSWSKASFVQELQRLMPNLTPADLIPGGAGVRAQALDRQGRLIDDFRFVHTDGMVHVCNAPSPAATASLVIGRYIVDTVVKHHAAAWAS, from the coding sequence GTGGAAGTAGCAATTATCGGTGCCGGAATCGTAGGCCTGGCGACAGGTCTGCAATTGGTGAAGCGCTTTCCTGGCATTTCACTCGCCGTCCTGGATAAGGAGGCGAAGGTAGCCGGACACCAGTCGGGTCACAATAGCGGAGTAATTCACTCCGGGATCTATTACAAGCCAGGCAGCCTCAAGGCCAGACTCTGTCTTGAAGGTGCCGAAACAATGATCCGATTTTGCAAGGAGCACGGAGTGCCGTACGAGCTTTGCGGCAAGCTTATTGTGGCAACCCGCGAAGATGAACTACAGCGACTGCAGGAGTTATACAGGCGCGGAGAACAGAATGGGTTGAAAGGTCTTGAGATATTGAGCGCGGAGCAGATTACCGAGTATGAGCCTACTGCCGCGGGGATCCGTGCAATTCGCGTGGCCGGCACCGGCATAGTGGACTTTGCAAAGGTCACTCAAAAGTATGCAGAACTGATTACCGCAAGCGGAGAAGCTATCTACCTTTCGCACGAAGTTACCGGCTTAAAGCGAGCGCATGGAACTACTGTCGTTGAGACAAGCCAAGGCAGCTTCGAAGCGAAGCTGGTGATCAACTGCGCGGGTCTCCAAAGTGACCGGGTAAGCCGCATGGCGAATGCCAGTCTCGACCTGACGATCGTTCCCTTTCGAGGAGAGTACTACGACCTGGTGCCAGGCAAAGAGAATTGCCTTAGAGGACTGCTTTACCCGGTTCCCGATCCGCAGTTTCCCTTTCTCGGAGTGCACTTCACAAGACGCATAGGCGGAGGCATCGAGGCTGGACCGAATGCCGTGCTGGCGCTCGAGCGTGAAGGTTATACGAAGACCTCATTTCGATTTGGTGACGTGTTGGAGTACGCTAGGTTTCCCGGTTTTTGGATCATGGCTCGAAGGCATTGGAGAATGTCCATGCACGAGTATCACCGCTCCTGGAGCAAGGCCAGTTTTGTTCAAGAACTGCAGCGACTGATGCCAAATCTAACGCCGGCGGACCTGATTCCCGGGGGCGCGGGCGTTCGCGCACAGGCACTCGACCGCCAGGGAAGGCTGATTGATGACTTCCGATTTGTTCATACCGACGGCATGGTCCACGTATGCAATGCGCCGTCTCCGGCCGCCACGGCGTCGCTCGTCATTGGCAGGTACATCGTCGATACAGTTGTAAAGCACCACGCAGCCGCTTGGGCTAGTTGA
- a CDS encoding choice-of-anchor D domain-containing protein — protein MPDTQISLPASNRAIRADRFEAGLFARKTGRSVWSRLPLLTFAFVLVLTMCGCSAGIGEPSGAPSLSPGALQVGEVSVSAESLSFGDVTVNGAAREILTLNSIGTLPVTVNSAATSTAAFSIEGASFPVTLDPGRSMNLTVQFQPAVVGASSGQLSISSNSSAGTTTVVALSGTGTAADPELTASAASLSFGSVAVNVATTSNLTLTSTGTTPVIVSSAQIQGAEFTIVGGSFPATLNPGQALSLLIRYQPTAAGAVTGQLTIASNSLNGGFLTVPLTGVATAIAHEVDLSWLPPSSSPDPVVGYNIYRSVGGGGFTQLNSVISLAAAYVDNTVASAVTYGYVVKSVDASGVESTASNEFQITIP, from the coding sequence GTGCCAGACACTCAGATCTCTCTTCCCGCGAGCAACCGGGCGATCCGGGCTGATCGTTTCGAGGCAGGTCTCTTCGCCCGTAAGACAGGCCGTTCGGTGTGGTCACGTCTCCCTCTCCTTACCTTTGCCTTTGTTCTGGTTCTGACGATGTGCGGTTGCAGCGCTGGGATCGGTGAGCCTTCGGGCGCGCCGTCGCTGAGTCCCGGCGCCCTCCAGGTCGGAGAGGTTTCGGTTAGTGCGGAAAGTCTTAGCTTCGGCGACGTAACAGTAAACGGGGCGGCACGAGAAATCCTGACGCTGAACTCGATCGGGACCCTGCCCGTAACAGTCAACTCGGCTGCGACCTCAACTGCGGCATTCAGTATCGAGGGCGCCTCGTTTCCCGTCACTCTAGACCCAGGTCGCTCAATGAATCTGACAGTGCAGTTTCAGCCTGCAGTTGTGGGTGCATCAAGTGGTCAACTTTCCATCAGCAGCAACTCGTCAGCGGGAACTACTACTGTCGTGGCGTTGTCCGGTACGGGTACAGCAGCGGATCCAGAGCTGACGGCGAGTGCAGCCAGCTTGAGCTTTGGCAGTGTAGCGGTAAACGTGGCCACCACATCGAACCTGACTCTGACCTCAACAGGAACGACACCAGTGATTGTGAGCTCTGCTCAGATCCAAGGGGCGGAATTCACCATCGTGGGTGGGAGTTTCCCGGCGACCCTGAACCCTGGCCAAGCGCTTTCCCTGCTGATCAGGTATCAGCCAACGGCAGCCGGAGCTGTCACCGGACAACTTACCATCGCTAGCAATTCGCTCAACGGAGGTTTCCTGACCGTGCCACTCACCGGTGTGGCCACGGCTATCGCGCATGAGGTCGACCTGAGCTGGCTTCCTCCAAGCAGTTCGCCTGACCCCGTGGTCGGGTACAACATCTATCGGTCGGTGGGAGGAGGAGGATTTACGCAACTCAATTCAGTGATTTCCCTCGCGGCAGCCTATGTCGACAACACCGTAGCCAGCGCCGTCACCTATGGCTATGTGGTGAAAAGCGTGGACGCAAGCGGCGTGGAAAGCACCGCCTCCAACGAATTTCAGATCACGATTCCATAG
- a CDS encoding DegT/DnrJ/EryC1/StrS family aminotransferase, with protein sequence MSLLSPAVSSAIPVARPYIGAEEEQAVIDVLRSGWVTQGPRVAEFEAKFARYIGCDHAVAVSSCTTALHLGLLALGVGPGDEVICPSLSFIATANAIVYVGATPVFCDIDLATYNLDPARLEEAISPRTKAILVVHQIGLPAAMHEILAIAARHGLAVIEDAACAIGSEYEGSLIGAPLGALACFSFHPRKVLTTGEGGMITTRDAKVAERLRRLRQHAMSLSDVARHSATQITTETYDEIGFNFRMTDMQAAIGITQLERLPGFLAKRRSLAERYTSSLLHLPWLITPTVPSGRRHNYQSYMVRLVAGFEGKRDTIMQNLLQKNISTRRAIMAIHRELPYRSERWKSCLPQTELATDSGLILPLFHQLTDSEQDYIIESLQLAYS encoded by the coding sequence ATGAGCCTCTTATCTCCCGCTGTTTCATCTGCGATTCCAGTTGCTCGTCCCTACATTGGCGCGGAGGAAGAGCAGGCGGTGATCGATGTACTTCGTTCAGGTTGGGTCACGCAAGGGCCGCGGGTTGCCGAGTTCGAAGCCAAGTTTGCTCGGTACATTGGCTGCGATCATGCTGTAGCCGTATCTTCATGCACCACGGCACTCCATCTTGGATTGCTGGCGCTGGGTGTAGGTCCGGGTGATGAGGTGATTTGCCCGAGTCTCTCGTTTATAGCGACAGCGAATGCCATTGTTTACGTGGGGGCTACTCCGGTCTTTTGCGATATAGATTTGGCAACTTACAATCTTGATCCTGCACGCCTCGAAGAGGCCATCTCTCCACGAACAAAGGCGATCCTGGTGGTTCACCAGATTGGTCTGCCCGCGGCCATGCATGAAATTCTCGCTATCGCCGCCCGGCATGGTCTGGCTGTAATCGAGGACGCCGCATGCGCTATCGGATCGGAGTATGAAGGGAGCCTGATCGGCGCGCCGTTGGGAGCCCTGGCCTGCTTCAGCTTTCATCCGAGAAAAGTCCTCACGACGGGCGAGGGCGGCATGATCACGACGAGGGATGCAAAGGTCGCGGAGAGGCTTCGCCGTCTACGGCAGCATGCAATGAGCCTCTCGGACGTGGCGCGGCATAGTGCGACGCAGATAACTACCGAGACGTATGACGAGATAGGCTTCAACTTCCGGATGACGGATATGCAAGCGGCGATAGGCATCACGCAACTGGAACGTCTGCCGGGCTTTCTCGCTAAGCGGCGTTCTCTCGCGGAGCGTTATACAAGTTCGCTTCTGCATCTTCCGTGGCTCATAACCCCCACCGTTCCTTCCGGTCGCCGTCACAACTACCAGTCCTATATGGTCAGACTGGTCGCTGGCTTTGAGGGTAAGCGTGACACGATCATGCAGAATCTTCTGCAGAAGAATATCTCTACACGGCGAGCGATCATGGCGATCCACAGGGAACTGCCCTATAGATCCGAACGCTGGAAAAGCTGCTTGCCCCAGACTGAGTTGGCGACAGATTCCGGGCTCATCCTTCCACTGTTTCACCAGTTGACGGACTCTGAGCAAGACTACATTATCGAATCGCTTCAGCTTGCATATTCCTGA
- a CDS encoding NAD-dependent epimerase/dehydratase family protein: MNPIQGKKILITGGAGFVGSATADLLLEAGAAEVRVLDNLVRGNLRNLECAKKMGGLVVIEGDIRDADTVDDAVAGVDYIFHEAALRITRCAEAPGEAVQVLMVGASNVLESAVRHKVKKVVAASSASVYGDPSYLPMDELHPFNNRTLYGAGKIANEQMLRAWYEMFKLPYVAFRYFNIYGPRMDIDGVYTEVLIRWIDAIEAGQAPKIFGDGSQSMDFVFVEDVARANLAGLVSDVTDEVFNVGTGVQTTLRELCDMLLKVTGSNLRPEYVSARKINNVQARRASTEKAERMLGFTAKVDLESGLRSLLQWRDLARTESTAVLGGAA, from the coding sequence ATGAATCCTATCCAAGGCAAAAAAATACTCATAACAGGAGGGGCGGGATTTGTAGGAAGTGCCACGGCAGACCTGCTGCTTGAGGCCGGTGCAGCGGAAGTCCGGGTGCTGGACAACCTGGTTCGCGGCAATCTCCGAAACCTGGAGTGCGCAAAGAAGATGGGTGGCCTGGTTGTGATCGAGGGTGACATCCGTGATGCGGATACGGTAGACGACGCGGTTGCGGGCGTGGACTATATCTTCCACGAGGCGGCACTTAGAATCACCCGTTGCGCCGAAGCACCGGGCGAAGCGGTCCAGGTTCTGATGGTAGGGGCCTCAAATGTTCTTGAGAGCGCTGTGCGGCACAAGGTGAAGAAGGTGGTGGCAGCCTCCTCCGCGTCCGTCTACGGCGACCCGTCCTACCTTCCCATGGACGAGTTGCATCCGTTCAATAACCGCACCCTTTACGGAGCGGGTAAGATCGCAAACGAGCAAATGCTCCGTGCCTGGTACGAGATGTTCAAGCTGCCCTATGTTGCCTTTCGCTACTTTAATATCTATGGACCGCGCATGGATATCGATGGCGTTTACACCGAGGTCCTGATCCGCTGGATTGACGCCATTGAGGCTGGGCAGGCGCCGAAGATCTTTGGCGACGGCTCGCAATCGATGGACTTTGTATTTGTGGAAGATGTAGCCCGGGCCAATCTTGCAGGACTGGTTTCCGATGTCACCGACGAGGTATTCAATGTAGGGACTGGCGTGCAGACTACGTTGCGAGAACTCTGCGACATGCTGCTCAAAGTTACTGGCTCCAATCTCAGACCGGAGTATGTGTCCGCGCGGAAGATCAACAACGTGCAAGCGCGCCGCGCGAGCACGGAAAAGGCTGAGAGGATGCTTGGCTTCACGGCGAAGGTGGATCTGGAATCAGGACTAAGATCTCTTCTTCAGTGGCGCGACCTGGCGCGAACGGAATCGACTGCCGTATTGGGGGGTGCAGCATGA